A window from Manis javanica isolate MJ-LG chromosome 10, MJ_LKY, whole genome shotgun sequence encodes these proteins:
- the TXNDC11 gene encoding thioredoxin domain-containing protein 11 isoform X2, protein MLLRWLRPHGGKSLLLNNELKKGPALFLFIPFNPLAESHPLIDEITEVALEYNNCHGDQVVERLLQHLRRVDAPAFKSLAPEPPAQLPDPPLITVSPCCNTVVLPQWHAISRTHNVCELCVNQTAGGIRPSSLGMPQCSFFEMAAALDSFYLKEQTFYHVVSDSIECSNFLSSYSPFSYYTACCRTINRAGLGFIDSEQGVFGAPTMAFSSFEKKCEVDKPSSVPHIEENRCLFPEVDMNSTDFTGLSCRTNKTLNIYLLDSNLFWLYAERLGAPSTAPVKEFAAIVDMKEESHYILDPTQALMKFTLESFIQNFSVLYSPLKRHLIGSDSAQFPSQHLITEVTTDTFWEVVLQKQDVVLLYYAQWCGFCPSLNHVFIQLARLLPADMFTVARIDVSQNDLPWEFMVDRLPTVLFFPCNRKDLSVKYPEDLPITLPNLLKFILHHSDPVSASQNLANPPTKECLQSEAVFQQGHISHLEREIQKLRAEISTLQRAQVQVEAQLSSARRDEQRLQLQKQALEEQHSLLRLHSQQLQALYEQKTRELEQLARRLQELADASEHLLAENTWLKILVATMERKLEGKDGGALTSPAEAHSDHPEPVGPPRLPASTPPPSNVSSTLASERNSENRTD, encoded by the exons ATGCTCCTTCGATGGCTGCGGCCACATGGTGGCAAGAGTCTTCTACTGAATAATGAACTGAAGAAAGGACCAGCACTTTTTTTATTTATACCTTTTAATCCCTTAGCTGAAAGTCATCCCTTAATAGATGAG ATCACCGAAGTGGCCTTGGAGTACAACAACTGTCATGGGGACCAGGTGGTGGAGCGACTCCTTCAGCACCTGCGGCGAGTGGACGCCCCAGCGTTCAAGTCTCTGGCACCCgagcccccagcccagctgccGGACCCACCGCTGATAACAGTGTCTCCCTGCTGCAACACTGTGGTGCTGCCCCAGTGGCACGCCATCTCCAGGACCCACAATGTCTGTGAACTGTGTGTCAACCAGACCGCAGGGGGCATCAGGCCGAGCTCGCTTGGCATGCCGCAGTGCAGCTTTTTCGAGATGGCAGCAGCTCTGGATTCTTTCTACCTCAAGGAGCAGACCTTTTATCATGTGGTATCAGACAGCATAGAATGCAGCAATTTCCTAAGTTCCTATAGCCCTTTCAGCTACTACACTGCATGTTGCAGGACCATAaacagggctgggctgggcttcaTTGATTCTGAACAAGGTGTCTTTGGAGCCCCAACCATGGCattttcttcctttgagaagAAATGTGAGGTTGATAAGCCAAGCTCCGTTCCTCACATTGAGGAGAACAGGTGTCTCTTCCCTGAAGTGGACATGAATAGCACAGACTTCACAGGCTTGAGCTGCAGAACCAACAAGACCCTGAACATCTACCTTTTGGattcaaatttattttggttATATGCAGAGAGGCTGGGCGCTCCCAGCACCGCTCCGGTGAAAGAATTTGCTGCCATTGTCGATATGAAGGAAGAGTCTCACTATATCCTGGATCCCACCCAAGCTCTTATGAAGTTCACCCTAG aGTCTTTTATTCAAAACTTCAGTGTTCTCTACAGTCCTTTGAAAAGGCATCTTATTGGAAGTGACTCTGCCCAGTTCCCTTCTCAGCATCTAATCACTGAAGTGACAACTGATACCTTCTGGGAAGTAGTCCTTCAAAAACAG GACGTTGTGCTGCTGTATTACGCACAGTGGTGTGGCTTCTGTCCATCCCTCAATCATGTCTTCATCCAGCTAGCTCGTCTCCTGCCAGCTGATATGTTCACTGTGGCAAG GATTGATGTATCTCAGAATGATCTTCCTTGGGAGTTTATGGTTGACCGTCTTCCTACCGTCTTATTTTTTCCCTGCAACAG AAAGGACCTCAGTGTGAAATACCCTGAAGATCTTCCCATCACCCTTCCAAACCTGCTGAAGTTCATTTTGCATCACTCAGACCCTGTGTCCGCCTCCCAAAACCTGGCTAACCCTCCTACCAAAGAGTGTCTTCAGAGCGAGGCCGTCTTCCAGCAGGGGCACATCTCCCACCTGGAGAGAGAGATCCAGAAACTGAGGGCGGAAATCAGCACCCTTCAGCGCGCGCAGGTGCAGGTGGAGGCCCAGCTCTCCAGCGCGCGCAGGGACGAGCAGCGGCTGCAGCTGCAGAAGCAGGCCCTGGAGGAGCAGCACAGCCTGCTCCGGCTGCACAGCCAGCAGCTGCAGGCCCTGTACGAGCAGAAGACGCGCGAGCTCGAGCAGCTGGCCCGGAGGCTGCAGGAGCTGGCCGACGCCTCAGAACACCTCCTTGCGGAGAACACGTGGCTCAAGATCCTGGTGGCGACCATGGAGCGGAAACTGGAGGGCAAGGATGGAGGAGCCCTCACTTCGCCGGCGGAGGCGCACTCCGACCACCCTGAGCCCGTGGGGCCCCCCCGGCTACCTGCCAGCACCCCTCCGCCTTCCAACGTCAGCTCCACGCTGGCATCCGAAAGGAACAGTGAGAACAGGACAGACTAA
- the SNN gene encoding stannin isoform X1 — translation MNRALVSSPSPSLTEPAAPKSFPPQKPPRVLTMSIMDHSPTTGVVTVIVILIAIAALGALILGCWCYLRLQRISQSEDEESIVGDGETKEPFLLVQYSAKGPCVERKAKLTSSGPEVHG, via the exons ATGAATAG GGCTCTCGTGTCCAGCCCAAGTCCCAGCCTCACTGAGCCAGCCGCCCCCAAGAGCTTCCCGCCGCAGAAGCCTCCCCGAGTGCTGACCATGTCTATCATGGACCACAGCCCCACCACGGGTGTGGTCACGGTCATTGTCATCCTCATTGCCATCGCGGCCCTGGGGGCCTTGATCCTGGGCTGCTGGTGCTACCTGCGGCTGCAGCGCATCAGCCAGTCGGAGGACGAGGAGAGCATCGTTGGGGATGGTGAGACCAAGGAGCCCTTCCTGCTGGTGCAGTACTCCGCCAAGGGACCATGTGTGGAGAGGAAGGCCAAGCTGACATCCAGTGGCCCGGAAGTCCACGGCTGA
- the SNN gene encoding stannin isoform X2, which yields MSIMDHSPTTGVVTVIVILIAIAALGALILGCWCYLRLQRISQSEDEESIVGDGETKEPFLLVQYSAKGPCVERKAKLTSSGPEVHG from the coding sequence ATGTCTATCATGGACCACAGCCCCACCACGGGTGTGGTCACGGTCATTGTCATCCTCATTGCCATCGCGGCCCTGGGGGCCTTGATCCTGGGCTGCTGGTGCTACCTGCGGCTGCAGCGCATCAGCCAGTCGGAGGACGAGGAGAGCATCGTTGGGGATGGTGAGACCAAGGAGCCCTTCCTGCTGGTGCAGTACTCCGCCAAGGGACCATGTGTGGAGAGGAAGGCCAAGCTGACATCCAGTGGCCCGGAAGTCCACGGCTGA